ACTGCCGAAAGTTCACCCGATCGTCGGTGCTCTCGGCAAAGAACGAGTGGACGATGCGCTCGCACAGCGGATTGATGGCCAGCTCCGGGATCCGCATCAGGTCCTCGCGGGAGAGGGTCCCGCAGTCGTTGCGATCCAACGACGTGAAGCGCGAGTACAATCTCTCGATTTGGTTGGGAGTAACTGCGAATGAGTCGAAGTTATTAGTTATAAAATTCACCTGAATTATCAGCTCTTATCGGGGAACTGATACTAGCTGGTCGAACAGCACTGGATACAAGTCCGACGAGGTGGCGGCTATTTCAATTGTGAGAAACTTTGAGCTTATCGCCCCATACATATCGCATTTACACGGTCTCGGACACTAGATAATTGCTTCATTCCAGTCAAAGGCATAGATAAGCGCCGACTTTTGCCCCCCAGACGACAAATAGCTACTAAAAGGGGGGCGATTGCCGATGACGTCACTCGCAGCGTACAGGTGCAATTGTAATTGTAATGCAAATTGATTGCTGGAAAACGGCTGTGCATATAGCTCTTGCATAAGGCAAGCGCATCGTGCGGATGCTTTTTTAAATAAGTAAATATGTATTTTCGTTTTTTAGAGCACCCACAACACAGCAACGTACAAACAAACCCCAGACGCCCTTGAGCAAAGCTACTGATAGTCTATGGAACCAGCCAGCGCAGCCACGCACGGTAGCCCAAATATTTGTACAAGTAATTGAACAGCTTTTAGCGCTCAAGTGCGACAATTGGGGCAGGCCAGGCCAGTCCAGTGAGTGGATTGGATTGTACTTGATATCCAAATGCGTATTGGTTTCGAAAGTAGTTTCCATTCTGATGACTTCTTGGCCAAGGTTATTGCCGCCCCAGTTTTGTACTCACAACCAGTTTCCTCCTGAATCTGCGCTATCTCCTCGTTCCGGAGGAACAGTGATGACTTGTTGCCCATCTCGCCGTTGCAATTTTGGTTAAAAATTTGGAACCCGCTGAATATAATCAATTCGGATGCAATAGGGATGAGAGTATATAATATATCAGTACATCGATAACTTTTGAcaatatatttatttgcttGGGATCTATAAACTGAACTACAATCTTCTGAATTTGGAGCAATGCAATTAATACTATTTTTCTTTTGTTGGATTGACAGCGTAATTCTTATATGTCTACCAGCTTCGACTGTATTTGCATGTTCATCGCGGATCGTTGCAAATATCGATATATTTGTGCGATAAGCTGAAATTGAATTCGGCGGTTGTGGTCTTATGACACTACACTCTAGTTACAGGCGACTTACTGAGTTTCCTCAGTCTCTGTTTTAAAACTAGATATTTTGAGAACAACGAAATATTGCAGTTTATTGTCTTCTTAAAAGTTCTTACAGGTTATAGGTAAGAAACATTTAATTCTAAGAAAATGTCATAATTTCGTTTCATAGAAGCTTGGAAAACTTTTTGATATTAATTAAAGGATATCATGCCAAATTACGATAAAAATCGAGGAGAGTGATTTCCAACTCTTGAACAGAGAACAATAAGTCCATTGTCGAAAATGATATAGCTCGAAAAATGTTTGCGTATTCATGTGAAAGTCCTACACGCACAATTTATGTATTGTATTAACCATAACCGTACTGATGTCCCAGTTCATACACTGAACATGTCGCAAACGATCTTTCTGGATTAGATCCCAGGGTCTTGGGTATTATATATCAATAGGTATGAAATGGGCTATACACATTTTCCATTCAGGTTCGCATTTGACAATTACATAATAAATGTAGTTAATAAGTAGCAAATGTGTAGTTAGAGTGTTGTTACTGTATACAAACAATTAGTTTTGTGGAAATTGTTATTGacctttttgtttaaaccttattttataaataatCTTATTAAGCTAAAGACTGTAAATTAACCAGTAATTACCAATTAACTAACCAATCGAAGAATATGAATACAAATAATTCGGCAGtatatttaaattatattttaaaACTGTGACGTATAAttcggtatatttttgagggtcagaccgtatatGTAATGGacaaatccgcggtcacactagACTTAATAACAAAAacatttttaaaaaattatttattaacaTAAATGGATAAGTTAAATTGTACCCTGACTGCTGTTAAGAACCTGCGCTCGAATGTGCGACAGTGCTTTGAGCACTTGGCCGACGGCACAGATGGGGAGGGAGTGGAAGAAAGCCGAAACAAGTTTGTCCACGATTTTCAGGAGAAATTCGGAGCCATAAATTCACAATTGCGGTGAGGAAATTGAGAAAATCattgtgttgttgttttatATCATGGATTACTGCCTTGCAGTGAAGTGGAGCAGTTGATCAATGGGTTGCAAGTGCCGCCCACGGCCTACTCCCTGGGAAATACGGCGTACCTGGCCCAGGAGACATCTCAGGACCGGCAGGCTCTGTATCCACAGCTGGTGAATAGCTACAAGTGGATCGACAAGGTGCACGATCACAGCTTCCTGGCCTTCAACAATCTCAACCAGAACACGCTGCGGAGGTCGTACAACTACTGCTCTCAAAAGCGCCCGCGCCTGCCGTTCTCTTCATTCAACAATGATCCGGAGTAAGTTTGCGGGGCACAGCTATTAGGAAATAGGAAATAGCAAATACGTATACGCACTGGCTGACACTGACCCCGAATCCTATTTGATTTCGCAGCCATATAGACAAATTGCTCAGTGAAATCAACACCCCGCCGCACACTTCATACAGAGTATTCCGTCCGTTTGGGTCCAACGCCGTGGCGATCGTGACCATCAGCAATGTGCTGAAGGCGGCCATCGTGTTCAAGGGCGTGCTCATTGAGTGGGTGACGGTGAAGGGCTACGACGAGCCGCTCGAGCAGGATGACCTGTGGGCGGAGTCGCGCTACGAGGTATTCCGCAAAGTCCAGGAGCACGCCCACTCTGCCATGCTGCACTTTTTCTCCCCTACGCTACCCGACCTGGCGGTGAAGAGTTATGTGACCTGGCTAAACAGCCACATTAAGCTCTTCCTCGAACCCTGCAAGCGCTGCAGCAAGTACATAGCCAACGGCCTGCCGCCCACGTGGCGGGATCTGCGCACACTGGAGCCCTTCCATGAAGAGTGTCGCAACTGCTGAAGATTATGATTAAATATATATCTTTATAAGCATAACTTGTATACTTCATTTATTTCAAACAAAATATTATATGTATTTGAATGCATGCGTGCGGATTTTTAGAAATCGCATCGCTCGACTGAATAACTACAACGGTTTAATGCATTTTTAATGGCCAACTGAGGTGGCTGCAATTGCTGCAGCATATTGTGTTCGCACACCCCGCTGCAGGCACAGGCGCTCGAAGTTCTCTCGCAGAGTGGCACGGAGTCGCTCGCGCTGCTGCCTCACCTCCGCCTGGTGGTACTTGAAGGCCAGCACCACCTCTTGGGGAATGTAATAGTTTTCATCGTCCTTATCGTAGTCGTCATAGTCGTCCTGCAACACAAAGTATGAATAGATAAATGAGTTAAAAATTTGTATGGAGTTCAGAGGCAATCCTGCTTCAGTTTTCGGCCATCCTTTGTGATGACAGATGCCATCAGTGCCAACTATCAACGATCAGTCAACGAACTCACCCACATCTGCAACAATGAAAACTTGTGCTCCAACTGCGAGGGGTGGCAGTAGAGTATATCAGAGACGAAGCTGTTGCGTTCGGCAACATCTAATCCATTCTGCTGATCCTCATCCAGGGGGACATCGTGATTGCACAGTCCATCTGAGCACGAGACCTCCGACCCTTCGGGTGACGAGACCACGCTGGAGGTACGGGAATTGATGTGCGAAGTGGGATCACTTCCATAGCCAGAATCCCGTACATCCTGCTCACAAGGACAGTTTGGCATAGACGCCAAACATTCGTCACACTTGCGAACACCGTTTGGCTGCTTAGCAACATTCGATGAAACGCAACTGGCGACGTCCAAGTGCTCATCATACAGGTGCTGAGGAGCCGAGACCGCCGGCCTTGGCTGCTGCTTCGTGATGGCTTTTTTGGAGGCAGACTTTTGCTTCTTTTTCTTCGATTGCTTCTTCGCTTTCGATTTCGTTGGCTTGTCATTGGTAGGAGGCGTTGGCTCCGGCTCGGGCGCGAGAGTTACTGCCTCCGTGACAATGCCATCGTCGACACCTACATCGTTAAGCTCCAAATGTTCTTCCAGATccacatccgcatccgcatcgaTATCCACATCTACATCTACATCTACATCTTCTTCCTCATCATCAGACTCGCCTGCGTCCGCGTCTACATCCGCGTCCGCGCTCTCTTCGCATTGGCGATGCAAGTTCTTTTTCTCATCTTTCCTCCTCTTCTTCTTGAGCTTCTTCAGCTCACGCTTCAGCTCCTTGGCCTTCTCAGCGCGACTAATTTCCTGGTAGAGCAGCTCCAAATTGCTGATGCCCTGCTTTTGCTCCACGAATGTATCAAAGCTGCGACAAAGTGCGTGCACGCCCACAGCAGCCAGCACTTGGCAGGCGCGCTCCTCCTCGCGCAGACTTACGTAAATGCGTCGAAGCCGTTCGTACATGATCATCCCCACGCAGGTGAGCACCTCCTCCTGGGCGATCTCCAGCGTTTTGGCGTGCCTTTCGCGCAGTTTCGAGTAGCTGCCGTTCACCTCAGGCTCAGCACGCTTGATCAGGGCATCGAGGAACTCAATTTTATTCGTGTTCACGTGTATGTGCTGGTCGGGAACACACTTGCGGATGTGCGCATACAGTTGAGCAGCATAGCCCTTCTCTTTGGAGGAGATTTCACCAATGAGTATTTTATAGGCGCGTTCAATCTACGAAGAGGCAAGCAGATAAGGTATATCCTTGAGCTTTACCTATTCCATTCTCACCTTTGTCCGACAGCCAGAGCAGAACTTGTGCTTCTTTAGATAGTTTTCGAGCACATCGTGCAGCTCCTTGGTTTCGATGATCGTCAACTCGTTGCGGCAGTTGCTCTTCATGGCGGACCACACTTCTCGCCAGGTCTCCGAGAAGGGTTTGGCACGGAAGGCGTCCAGCGAATGCAGGACACATCGCGTCTTGTTCCGCAATTTACTATCGAGCAGATTGTTGAGTACCTCGTGATGTCGATAGAGCAGCGTGCCCAGGGCCTGTGGCGTCTTCAGCTTCTCCTCGGCAATTCCCAGCTTGGCCTTGTCTCGCAGCTCCAGCGGATCGAGCGTGCGATGTCCCGACTCGGTCAGCTGATAGTACAATCGCTCTACTCGGCGTCGGCAGCCCACGCACTGCACGCACTGATTTAGCACCGCCATGAAGCTGGCGCTATCAATCTCCAGCGATTGGCGACGCTCGGCCTCTGTGAGCAGCCTGAATTTGCGAGAGAACTCCTCCAGGTCGCGACCCCGTATCAGGGGGCTGTCGATGACGAGTCCTTTGCTGTTCAGGTCCATTAGCATCTGGAAGCATCGAGAGAAGAACGGTTAGATCGGTTAGAGCGAGAGTGGAACCTGTTTAGGTGCATCCGCTGCTGCCGATTCAGCGGCAGCGTtccatctctctcttttgCTGCACTGCTGTGTGCACTTTCAAACAACATGGCGACAGAGGGCGAAGCAGCGAGAAGTTTCGGGTGCGGGTGGGTGGCAGGTGCAGAAATAAGAGACTAAGCGGCtcctctctctttccctctctcgCTCATACCCCTCTCACTCTCAGCTGACGGAGAACTGCCAGCAGAATAATATCATGGATCAAGTTCAATTAATAAACGCACAATTACAATTTCCGAGCTGTTTGTGAGACGAGACTAACACACATGCAGGCAGgcactacatacatatgcatgtacatataccCGTGTGTTATGAAAGTTTTTGGACAAGCTGCATGGCACgactgtgtgcgtgtgtgagtTCATGCGAGTGTGAGGGGTTCTGCTGCCAGTCATTTTTCGCCTTACATATACAAAATCTGTACGGACAAAGCATAATATAATGACTGCTACTTACCATTAGTTTATCGCCTGCTACCAGGGGTAAATGCCTGCGACCAACATAACCAGAATCATCGTCATCAGTGGTATAGACTTTTGTCAGTCTCGCCATGTTCGAGAGCCAACGAAGGCAATTTCAGGCACTTTACGAAACACTTCTGCAGGGAGTGGGGGAAGGAGCAACAAAAACACTGCACTGTTTAACAAATAATACGCACTAGTATATCTCTATGCGATTCGAATGTCTCTAGGTCTCTCGAAATTCAGCTGCAAAATCTATTTTCTATGTCAAACACGTAGTAGGTGAATCGGTCCGGTCGCCATTAAATGCTGGCAGTAGTGTGACCGTAATAAAACAATGTACTGAAATACTGAAATCTGAAATCATAAGAGGTTAGTTCTCAGCTGACTATAGCTCCCTACACAAATTCAAGTCCATAAAAAGGACTCTACGATCGTTTTCTACTTTGTTCTTGATTTATTTGGTGAGCTCACATATACATATGAGCCGAGCGAAACAGTTCTGACGTGCAAATCGATCGTCAGAATTGAGTATAGCGCGAAAGACCAATCGAACCACCTAGTAGCAGGTTCCTTCCCTCAGGATAGCTGGTGCATTTTAATGTTATATAAAACACCCTTATCTGTTAAATCTAAATATTAGAGGcctaggttaggttaggttgaggcggctgccgggctcgctcggaacccgtcacacttaggccggtttcggcccgttgtgataccgcataggatcatttccttcctgcgttgtgagacttcctgtcagcaattatcccatccagatgctctcacaaagttcgctatcctcctgggacatagtttggacatctctgagatgtcgtgtagaaaggctgagcccaggtgctgtagccttcttctgctgagagctgggcaggagcagaacagatgttccactgtctcctcctcttcctcgtctctacagctgcgacaaaaatcgttatgtggggcccccagcctgttagcgtgggtgcctattagccagtgtcccgtgagggaacgtgtgactacgctgcaccttttcctgcttaacttgaggaaTTAGAGGCCTAAGATCGAAACGATTTAAAATTATTCTCAAACTATAAATGGATACTAGCTTTTACTTGAAACTTAAGGTTATGATATAATGTGCCGCCCAGTGGGACACTTTTTAGAGCATTTATCATGCTCAATACAACCAGATGTAAGAAACTTAAGGTATGTGAAACAAGAAACACAACCTCTGAAAAAACCGTCGAAAGCGTAAATATGGTGTTGCTCAACAGAGCGGTAACATAACTTTATTTTGAAATTGAGCGCA
This region of Drosophila miranda strain MSH22 chromosome 2, D.miranda_PacBio2.1, whole genome shotgun sequence genomic DNA includes:
- the LOC108156669 gene encoding mediator of RNA polymerase II transcription subunit 27, whose translation is MDKLNCTLTAVKNLRSNVRQCFEHLADGTDGEGVEESRNKFVHDFQEKFGAINSQLREVEQLINGLQVPPTAYSLGNTAYLAQETSQDRQALYPQLVNSYKWIDKVHDHSFLAFNNLNQNTLRRSYNYCSQKRPRLPFSSFNNDPDHIDKLLSEINTPPHTSYRVFRPFGSNAVAIVTISNVLKAAIVFKGVLIEWVTVKGYDEPLEQDDLWAESRYEVFRKVQEHAHSAMLHFFSPTLPDLAVKSYVTWLNSHIKLFLEPCKRCSKYIANGLPPTWRDLRTLEPFHEECRNC
- the LOC108156668 gene encoding gametogenetin-binding protein 2-like, whose protein sequence is MARLTKVYTTDDDDSGYVGRRHLPLVAGDKLMMLMDLNSKGLVIDSPLIRGRDLEEFSRKFRLLTEAERRQSLEIDSASFMAVLNQCVQCVGCRRRVERLYYQLTESGHRTLDPLELRDKAKLGIAEEKLKTPQALGTLLYRHHEVLNNLLDSKLRNKTRCVLHSLDAFRAKPFSETWREVWSAMKSNCRNELTIIETKELHDVLENYLKKHKFCSGCRTKIERAYKILIGEISSKEKGYAAQLYAHIRKCVPDQHIHVNTNKIEFLDALIKRAEPEVNGSYSKLRERHAKTLEIAQEEVLTCVGMIMYERLRRIYVSLREEERACQVLAAVGVHALCRSFDTFVEQKQGISNLELLYQEISRAEKAKELKRELKKLKKKRRKDEKKNLHRQCEESADADVDADAGESDDEEEDVDVDVDVDIDADADVDLEEHLELNDVGVDDGIVTEAVTLAPEPEPTPPTNDKPTKSKAKKQSKKKKQKSASKKAITKQQPRPAVSAPQHLYDEHLDVASCVSSNVAKQPNGVRKCDECLASMPNCPCEQDVRDSGYGSDPTSHINSRTSSVVSSPEGSEVSCSDGLCNHDVPLDEDQQNGLDVAERNSFVSDILYCHPSQLEHKFSLLQMWDDYDDYDKDDENYYIPQEVVLAFKYHQAEVRQQRERLRATLRENFERLCLQRGVRTQYAAAIAATSVGH